The DNA segment AGCGGCATTGGTTTCTGCTACAGCAATATCTATATCATCATTACCGTGGGGAAAGTTTGTTACTGTGGCGATCAAAATACCGCTATTGTTTAATAACTTTTTCGCCGCGGGTATAAATCTTGGATAAATACAAATAGCAGCTGTGTTGCCCGCTGCTGACTTTGCTTGTACGCATAGCTTAGCAACAATCTCATCAGTATCATTGTCATTTAACGTGGTTAGGTCCATGTAGCTTATTGCTTGTTTAGCAACTGCATTCATGTTTTCAGGAGTCATATTTACCTCGAATAAAAAAAGCCCGCAAACTATGCGGGCTTATAAAGTAGTTTACGCTAGAGAGATGAACACACCAGCAATTGCAGCACTCATTAAGTTGGCTAGGGTAGCCGCAAATACCGCTTTCATGCCCAGTTGAGCAATATCATGACGGCGTGAAGGCGCTAATGTACCTATACCACCAAGTAAAATAGCAATAGAGGCTAAATTAGCAAAACCACAAAGAGCAAAAGTAATAATGGCTTGTGTGCCAGAGCTTAATTGATCTTTGATATCCATGAAATTGATATAGGCAACAAATTCGTTAACCACTACTTTTTGACCAAGTAAACTACCTGCATGGAATGCTTCACCCCATGGAACACCTAACATATAGGCAACAGGTTGAAGGGCGTAGCCGAGGATCATTTCCAATGTTAAGCCATCAACACCAACCAAGCTGCCTAGCCAGCCTATTAGACCATTTAATAATGCAATTAGTGCAACAAATGCCATTAGCATAGCGCCAACATTAAGGGCAAGCATCATACCTTTACTTGCACCTTCAGCTGCGGCATCTATAACATTAACAGCATCTTTTTCTTTACCTTCATCAGGTACTTCTTCAAAGTCATTGGTTGGTTCTTCAGTTTCTGGCATGATGAATTTTGCCATTAATAAACCACCTGGAGCGGCCATGAAACTTGCTGCAATAAGGTATTTTAATTCAACACCCATCCCAGCATAGCCAACCAGCACAGCACCAGCAACCGAAGCCAATCCACCTACCATTACTGCAAACAGCTCAGAGCGAGTCATTGTTGGTAAGAAAGGGCGCACCACTAAAGGCGCTTCTGTTTGACCGACAAATATATTCGCCGTTGCGGATAATGATTCTGGATGGGAGGTTTTTAATATTTTGGCTAAACCACCACCTAAGAATTTTACAACTTTATCCATAATGCCTAAGTAATAGAGTACAGCGATTAACGATGAAAAGAACACGATAACAGGTAAAACACGTATCGCGAAAACAAAGCCCACGCCATTGGCAAACATTGCATCGGTACCTAATCCACCAAATAAAAAGCCAATACCAGCCGCAGAGTAATCAATGATACTCGCCACTGCATCAGATACACTTTCTAATACAGCTCTACCGCCATCGCTATAAAGCACCAACGCAGCTAAAAACACTTGGATTGCAAATGCACCGCCAACAGTACGCCAGTTAATATTTTTTTTGTGTGAGCTTGCTAAATATGCAACGCCTAGAATCAAGAAGATTCCAATCACACCACGTAAAGTATCAAAGTCCATCAATTCACCTATGGGTTAGTTTATAAATTCGCTAGTTCGCGAACTTTTGCTTTTATTAATTCAAGAGCCATTCTATTGCGGCCCCCTTTAGTTATTACTATATCGGCATGCTCTCGCGATGGTTCAATATAGCGGTAATACATTGGACGAACAGTGTCTTGGTACTGGTTAGTCACTGATTCTAAATCTCGGCCACGCTCTTCTAAATCCCGTTTTATACGGCGGATCAAACAAATATCTAATGGTGTATCCATGAAAATATTTATATCAAATCGCTTACGTAACGCTTTATCAGTAAGTAATAAAATACCTTCTACTAATACAACTTTTGCAGGGTTTATCACTTCAACCTCATTACTACGAGTATGTTCAGTATAGCTGTAAACGGGCACGTTAATGGGCTGGCCTTGACTTAATTCTAATAAGTGCTGTGCTAACAGCTCATGTTCAAATGCTTTAGGGTGATCGTAATTAGTTTTTATACGTTCTTCAAAAGGCAGGTGGTCTTGGCAGCGATAATAAGAATCTTCTTTAATAATCGTCATGCTATCAGAGCCAAGTTCGTCGACGAGCTCATCATATATTGTTTGGGCAAATAGAGATTTTCCCGATGCCGAAGCACCCACAACAGCAATGATTGTTAGGTTATTAATTGACAAGAATTTTCCTAAAAAATCTACACTTGTAAATAGTATCGACTATTTTCCATTAAAAACTAGTGAATGTTAAGGAATTATTGATTTAAGTACAATTAATCAAATGAATGTATAATATGTTTACATGAAATTAATCAGTTATAGACTGATTATTGTAAGTTATTAAAAAGGTGGAAGTAAATGGCAAGAGCTTTAGTGTTAGTTATTGATAGTTTTGGTTTAGGTGAAGCGCCAGATGCTGATAAGTTTGATGATGTTGGGGCAAATACCTTTGCTAATTTGGCTGACGCTTTTCATCATGAAACCGGCCGAAAGTTAGATTTACCGAGATTATCATCTATGGGATTAATACATGCGGCTACCAATGCGGGTAAAAGATCTCCTGCTGTTAATGGCAGTGCTCCACAAAGTGGTGCATTTGGTTATGCTGCAGAAATAAGCTCTGGTAAG comes from the Thalassotalea nanhaiensis genome and includes:
- a CDS encoding NupC/NupG family nucleoside CNT transporter; the encoded protein is MDFDTLRGVIGIFLILGVAYLASSHKKNINWRTVGGAFAIQVFLAALVLYSDGGRAVLESVSDAVASIIDYSAAGIGFLFGGLGTDAMFANGVGFVFAIRVLPVIVFFSSLIAVLYYLGIMDKVVKFLGGGLAKILKTSHPESLSATANIFVGQTEAPLVVRPFLPTMTRSELFAVMVGGLASVAGAVLVGYAGMGVELKYLIAASFMAAPGGLLMAKFIMPETEEPTNDFEEVPDEGKEKDAVNVIDAAAEGASKGMMLALNVGAMLMAFVALIALLNGLIGWLGSLVGVDGLTLEMILGYALQPVAYMLGVPWGEAFHAGSLLGQKVVVNEFVAYINFMDIKDQLSSGTQAIITFALCGFANLASIAILLGGIGTLAPSRRHDIAQLGMKAVFAATLANLMSAAIAGVFISLA
- the udk gene encoding uridine kinase, whose translation is MSINNLTIIAVVGASASGKSLFAQTIYDELVDELGSDSMTIIKEDSYYRCQDHLPFEERIKTNYDHPKAFEHELLAQHLLELSQGQPINVPVYSYTEHTRSNEVEVINPAKVVLVEGILLLTDKALRKRFDINIFMDTPLDICLIRRIKRDLEERGRDLESVTNQYQDTVRPMYYRYIEPSREHADIVITKGGRNRMALELIKAKVRELANL